Proteins co-encoded in one Hyalangium ruber genomic window:
- a CDS encoding NAD-binding protein has translation MRIVIAGGGRVGSVLAARLVAEQHTVTVIERDATICTRLFEEVGVVTVCGDATSTQVLEAAGIAAADVAAGVLARDAENLAFAMLVRSMSPARVMVRMLDNTYREAYRMAGVKDLVAEADVVVAKMTTAIDFPQVAGSLPLASSDTLLFEVGIGPRALVSGKTVAQVRGIEGFPKESLFIAVVDSEGQTVVPDGSTVLRSGHTVILVARRSQLAQAVELLTAEPTSSTGLTPLTQALRKVDFLAPLSDAELATAARGAEFLQRPAGSEIFKKGDPGETFFVVLAGEVRLLGDGGQLVSTVGPGGFFGELALLTGEPRMATAVASSPCELAAVGREDFRGVVMGNPTVALEMSRILGQRLSRAQGASLPIKRKGLFGR, from the coding sequence ATGAGGATCGTCATCGCTGGAGGAGGCCGGGTGGGCTCGGTGCTGGCGGCGCGGCTGGTGGCCGAGCAGCACACCGTCACGGTCATCGAGCGAGACGCGACCATCTGCACCCGGCTCTTCGAGGAGGTGGGCGTGGTGACGGTGTGCGGGGACGCGACGAGCACCCAGGTATTGGAGGCGGCGGGCATCGCCGCGGCGGACGTGGCGGCGGGCGTGCTGGCGCGAGACGCGGAGAACCTGGCCTTCGCCATGCTGGTGCGCAGCATGTCGCCCGCGCGGGTGATGGTGCGCATGTTGGACAACACCTACCGCGAGGCGTACCGGATGGCGGGGGTGAAGGACCTGGTGGCCGAGGCGGACGTGGTGGTGGCGAAGATGACGACGGCCATCGACTTCCCGCAGGTGGCCGGCTCGCTGCCGCTGGCCAGCAGCGACACGCTGCTCTTCGAGGTGGGCATCGGCCCTCGGGCGCTGGTGTCGGGCAAGACGGTGGCCCAGGTGCGCGGGATTGAGGGCTTCCCGAAGGAGAGCCTCTTCATCGCCGTGGTGGACTCGGAGGGGCAGACGGTGGTTCCGGACGGCAGCACCGTGCTGCGCTCCGGCCACACCGTCATCCTCGTGGCGCGCCGCTCCCAGCTCGCGCAGGCGGTGGAGCTGCTCACCGCCGAGCCGACCTCGAGCACCGGCTTGACGCCGCTCACGCAGGCGCTGCGCAAGGTGGACTTCCTGGCGCCGCTGAGCGACGCGGAGCTGGCGACGGCGGCGCGGGGCGCGGAGTTCCTCCAGCGGCCGGCGGGCTCGGAGATTTTCAAGAAGGGCGACCCGGGAGAGACGTTCTTCGTGGTGCTGGCGGGCGAGGTGCGGCTCCTCGGAGACGGCGGGCAGTTGGTGAGCACGGTGGGCCCGGGCGGCTTCTTCGGCGAGCTGGCGCTGCTCACGGGCGAGCCGCGCATGGCCACGGCGGTGGCCTCCAGCCCGTGTGAGCTGGCGGCGGTGGGGCGCGAGGACTTCCGAGGGGTGGTGATGGGCAACCCCACGGTGGCGCTGGAGATGAGCCGCATCCTCGGCCAGCGGCTCTCGCGCGCTCAGGGCGCCAGCCTCCCCATCAAGCGCAAGGGCCTCTTCGGACGCTGA
- a CDS encoding glutathione S-transferase family protein codes for MLKLYQFHPSGNCYKVRLLLHQLGIPFEVVELDLKAGAARGADFKAKNPIGRVPTLELSPGTFLAESNAILWYFAEGTPFIPTDKLERARMLQWMFFEQYSHEPYIAVARAWISFFGVPAGKERELEERTQKGYAALDVMEGELKQRPFFAGERYSLADIALYAYTHVADEGRFELSRYPAIRAWFTRVQAQPGHLTITAPSGTWREPSR; via the coding sequence ATGCTCAAGCTCTACCAGTTCCACCCCTCGGGCAATTGCTACAAGGTCCGCTTGCTGCTGCACCAGCTCGGCATTCCCTTCGAGGTGGTGGAGCTGGACCTGAAGGCCGGCGCGGCGCGCGGCGCGGACTTCAAGGCGAAGAACCCCATCGGCCGGGTGCCCACGCTGGAGCTGTCGCCGGGCACCTTCCTGGCCGAGTCCAACGCCATCCTCTGGTACTTCGCGGAGGGCACGCCCTTCATCCCCACCGACAAGCTGGAGCGGGCGCGCATGCTCCAGTGGATGTTCTTCGAGCAGTACAGCCACGAGCCCTACATCGCCGTGGCGCGGGCGTGGATCTCCTTCTTCGGAGTCCCCGCCGGCAAGGAGCGCGAGCTCGAGGAGCGCACCCAGAAGGGCTACGCGGCGCTGGACGTGATGGAGGGCGAGCTGAAGCAGCGCCCCTTCTTCGCGGGAGAGCGCTACAGCCTGGCGGACATCGCGCTGTACGCCTACACGCACGTGGCGGACGAGGGGCGCTTCGAGCTGAGCCGCTACCCCGCCATCCGTGCCTGGTTCACACGGGTCCAGGCGCAGCCCGGACACCTGACCATCACGGCACCATCAGGAACGTGGCGTGAGCCGTCGCGATGA
- a CDS encoding PaaI family thioesterase: MASSSASFVELLRQARQGHDYGPLTALIPSARLFRIGLEAAEGHARCRMTYAPELVGFQSLHGGALGALLESSALFELLLQEDTERMPRLISLTTEFLRAGGLQDTFAQGFVTRQGRRVANVRVEAWQQERSRLIATAHATFLMVP; this comes from the coding sequence ATGGCCTCCTCCTCCGCCTCGTTCGTCGAGCTGCTGCGTCAGGCGCGCCAGGGGCACGACTATGGCCCGCTCACCGCGCTCATCCCCTCCGCGCGGTTGTTCCGCATTGGCCTGGAGGCCGCCGAGGGCCATGCGCGCTGCCGGATGACGTACGCGCCCGAGCTCGTGGGCTTCCAATCCCTGCACGGTGGCGCCCTGGGCGCGCTGCTGGAGTCGTCCGCGCTCTTCGAGCTGCTCCTCCAGGAGGACACCGAGCGCATGCCCCGGCTCATCAGCCTCACCACGGAGTTCCTGCGCGCCGGGGGGCTTCAGGACACCTTCGCCCAGGGCTTCGTCACCCGTCAGGGGCGCCGCGTGGCCAACGTGCGCGTCGAGGCCTGGCAGCAGGAGCGCTCCCGCCTCATCGCGACGGCTCACGCCACGTTCCTGATGGTGCCGTGA
- a CDS encoding PaaI family thioesterase, producing the protein MVEMLRAFVEERTPLNRALGLRLVATAPGEATCLLPYAPALVGDAETGAVHGGAITTLVDVTCGSAACMKMARLRRIVTLELRIDHLRPSRSGKDLAARAECYELTPSVAFVRGLVHDGDAADAVATMQATYMLVEE; encoded by the coding sequence ATGGTGGAAATGCTCCGCGCCTTCGTTGAAGAGCGCACACCCCTCAACCGAGCGCTGGGCCTGCGGCTGGTGGCCACCGCGCCGGGGGAGGCGACGTGCCTGTTGCCGTATGCCCCAGCGCTCGTGGGAGACGCCGAGACGGGGGCGGTTCATGGAGGGGCCATCACCACGCTGGTGGACGTCACGTGCGGCAGCGCCGCGTGCATGAAGATGGCGCGGCTGCGGCGCATCGTCACCCTGGAGCTGCGCATCGACCACCTGCGCCCCTCGCGCTCCGGCAAGGACCTCGCCGCACGCGCGGAGTGTTACGAGCTGACACCCTCGGTGGCATTCGTGCGAGGGCTCGTGCATGACGGGGACGCGGCCGACGCCGTGGCCACCATGCAGGCCACCTACATGCTCGTGGAGGAGTGA
- a CDS encoding class I SAM-dependent methyltransferase: MPDFDWPKDFHRIPDEDWTDAPLDPLGQRYDSMARHLWYRNLELTVEQLAEALKPGQLLIDYSGGTGILARQLLQRIAGIGTVMVDASPRFLRVALEHFRDEPRVAFRLLRYLEGERRLQGLDEVLGPAFLARKADALVSTNAVHLYPDLPGTFQAWARSVRPGGKVFVQSGDIRNPEGKPGEWLISQVVEKVREVAKEVAAEDPRYAPYRAVLEDRAKMAAYDALWRKVFLPIRPVSEYQEALTQAGFTVKDILTRTVDVGVLEWYEATSVYPDLLGWVGGSPKVDKRLPTAAEVQDRLDLLKQSFLKLFKGRDIYQSTWTYFVAER; this comes from the coding sequence ATGCCTGATTTTGACTGGCCTAAAGACTTTCACCGAATTCCCGATGAGGACTGGACAGACGCCCCGCTGGATCCGCTGGGGCAGCGCTACGACTCGATGGCGCGGCACCTCTGGTACAGGAACCTGGAGCTGACAGTCGAGCAACTCGCGGAAGCGCTAAAGCCTGGGCAGCTATTGATTGATTATTCCGGAGGCACCGGAATCCTGGCGCGCCAACTGCTTCAGCGGATTGCAGGAATTGGTACGGTGATGGTGGATGCCTCGCCGCGGTTCCTGCGGGTAGCGCTGGAACACTTCCGTGACGAACCGCGCGTGGCCTTCCGGCTGCTGCGCTACCTCGAGGGCGAGCGGCGCCTCCAGGGGCTGGACGAGGTGCTGGGCCCGGCGTTCCTGGCGCGCAAGGCGGATGCGCTGGTCTCCACCAACGCGGTCCACCTCTACCCGGACCTGCCGGGGACGTTCCAGGCGTGGGCGCGCTCGGTGCGGCCCGGCGGGAAGGTCTTCGTCCAGTCCGGAGACATCCGCAATCCGGAGGGCAAGCCGGGTGAGTGGTTGATCAGCCAGGTGGTGGAGAAGGTGCGCGAGGTGGCCAAGGAGGTGGCGGCCGAGGACCCGCGCTATGCGCCCTACCGCGCCGTGCTGGAGGACCGCGCGAAGATGGCGGCCTACGACGCGCTCTGGCGCAAGGTGTTCCTGCCCATCCGCCCGGTGTCGGAGTACCAGGAGGCGCTGACGCAGGCAGGCTTCACCGTCAAAGACATCCTCACGCGCACCGTGGATGTGGGCGTGCTCGAGTGGTACGAGGCGACGAGTGTCTATCCAGACCTGCTCGGCTGGGTGGGCGGCTCTCCGAAGGTGGACAAGCGCCTGCCCACGGCGGCCGAGGTGCAGGATCGACTGGATTTGCTCAAGCAATCCTTTCTCAAACTTTTCAAAGGCCGGGATATCTATCAAAGCACCTGGACATATTTCGTCGCAGAGAGATGA
- a CDS encoding long-chain-fatty-acid--CoA ligase → MHIGQLLTRAAQRHPTNTAWYDGARPVLYTEVELRVTCLADALRQLGLKTGDRVGMMLPNSPQALEVMFATMKAGLVIVPMNIRLHPEEHATILDDAGCSLLIYAAEFTQALASIRDRLPTLKTYVVVGDSPTADKRYEELLAMGSPVLGFQPGPEDLAWLFYTSGTTGKPKGVMLTHRNLLTLVSINLIDLNTPSHQDVLLHALAISFAGGFFMLHHVARAVTHVFLPRFDPATFFQLVEKHKVTTVALVPTMISMLVRSPARTAHNLSSLHTVFYGGAPLHAERLREALEAFGPIFLQSYGLGESPLTLTVLGKDEHTGFRAQSAGRVSTLVSLRIQDDDWNPVSMGLEGEIAVRSDLVMAGYWNRPEQTADVLKDGWFRTGDIGYLDQDGYLFISDRKKDLIKSGGATVSPREVEEVIHLHPAVQEVAVIGVPDETWGEAIKALVVLRPNAVTTEKELIAFCKDRLASFKKPRSVDFVPDLPKSANNKVLRRELRERYWQGRARKV, encoded by the coding sequence ATGCACATCGGTCAATTGCTGACACGCGCGGCGCAGCGCCACCCGACGAACACGGCCTGGTACGACGGAGCGCGTCCGGTGCTCTACACAGAGGTCGAACTGCGCGTCACGTGCCTGGCCGATGCCCTGCGCCAACTGGGGCTGAAGACGGGAGATCGCGTGGGGATGATGCTGCCCAACAGCCCCCAGGCGCTGGAGGTGATGTTCGCGACGATGAAGGCGGGGCTGGTCATCGTCCCGATGAACATCCGGCTCCACCCGGAGGAGCACGCCACCATCCTCGATGACGCCGGGTGCTCGCTGCTGATCTACGCGGCGGAGTTCACCCAAGCGCTGGCCTCCATCCGGGACCGCCTGCCCACGCTAAAGACATACGTGGTGGTGGGCGACTCCCCCACGGCGGACAAACGCTATGAGGAATTGCTGGCCATGGGCTCTCCGGTGCTGGGATTCCAGCCGGGCCCGGAGGACCTGGCCTGGCTTTTCTATACCTCGGGGACGACGGGCAAGCCCAAGGGGGTGATGCTGACGCACCGCAACCTCCTGACGCTGGTCAGCATCAACCTGATCGATCTCAACACCCCGTCGCACCAGGATGTGCTGCTGCACGCGCTGGCGATCAGCTTCGCGGGCGGGTTCTTCATGCTCCACCACGTGGCGCGGGCGGTGACGCACGTCTTCCTGCCCCGGTTCGATCCGGCCACGTTCTTCCAGTTGGTGGAGAAGCACAAGGTGACGACGGTGGCGCTGGTGCCGACGATGATCAGCATGCTGGTGCGCTCACCGGCGCGCACGGCCCACAACCTGTCGAGCCTGCACACCGTCTTCTATGGCGGAGCGCCGCTGCACGCCGAGCGGCTGCGGGAGGCGCTGGAGGCCTTTGGCCCCATCTTCCTGCAGAGCTACGGGCTGGGCGAGTCGCCGCTGACGCTCACGGTACTGGGCAAAGACGAGCACACGGGGTTTCGCGCGCAGTCGGCGGGCCGGGTCAGCACGCTGGTCTCGCTCCGCATCCAGGATGATGACTGGAACCCCGTGTCGATGGGCCTGGAGGGGGAGATCGCCGTGCGCAGCGATCTGGTGATGGCGGGGTACTGGAACCGTCCGGAGCAAACGGCCGACGTGCTCAAGGACGGCTGGTTCCGCACGGGTGACATCGGGTACCTGGACCAGGACGGCTACCTCTTCATCAGCGACCGCAAGAAGGACCTCATCAAGAGCGGCGGGGCGACGGTGTCTCCGCGCGAAGTGGAGGAGGTCATCCACCTGCACCCGGCGGTGCAGGAGGTGGCGGTCATCGGCGTGCCGGACGAGACATGGGGCGAGGCCATCAAGGCGTTGGTGGTGCTGCGGCCGAACGCGGTCACCACGGAGAAGGAGCTCATCGCCTTCTGCAAGGATCGGCTGGCCTCGTTCAAGAAGCCCCGCTCGGTGGACTTCGTGCCGGACCTGCCCAAGAGCGCCAACAACAAGGTGCTGCGGCGCGAGCTGCGAGAGCGCTACTGGCAGGGGCGCGCCCGGAAGGTTTGA
- a CDS encoding NAD(P)H-dependent flavin oxidoreductase, translating to MLSTRFTELVGCRVPIQQAAMGGTATPKLAAAVSDAGGLGMVAAVMMSAEDLARELDGLRARTKAPFGVSFIVPFLHERELVEVVASRAKVVEFFFGTPDRSLVDTVHAGGALACWQVGSKEDAVAAEAVGCDLVVVQGVEAGGHVAGKIGLFPLLDEVLEVVKIPVIAAGGIGSGRTMAAALAAGASAVRMGTRFVVAEEADTHAGYAEKLIAARGRDTVITKAFHVMWPDTPHRVLRSALEAATAFQGEVTGELFLHGKKMPLPHWAVPNPTRLTTGNIDAMALYAGESVSAVKSVQPAATIVKEVSEQAESLLRQWASRLK from the coding sequence ATGCTCTCGACGCGCTTCACGGAACTCGTTGGATGTCGTGTGCCGATTCAGCAGGCGGCGATGGGAGGCACCGCCACGCCGAAGCTGGCGGCGGCGGTCTCGGACGCGGGCGGGCTGGGCATGGTGGCGGCGGTGATGATGTCCGCCGAGGACCTCGCCCGGGAGCTGGATGGGCTTCGCGCGCGAACGAAGGCCCCCTTTGGGGTGAGCTTCATCGTGCCCTTCCTGCATGAGCGAGAGCTGGTGGAGGTAGTGGCCTCGCGGGCGAAGGTGGTCGAGTTCTTCTTCGGTACGCCGGATCGCTCCCTGGTGGACACGGTCCACGCGGGGGGCGCGCTGGCATGCTGGCAGGTGGGCTCGAAGGAAGACGCGGTGGCGGCGGAGGCGGTGGGCTGTGACCTGGTCGTGGTGCAGGGGGTGGAGGCCGGTGGCCACGTGGCCGGGAAGATTGGCCTCTTCCCACTGCTCGACGAGGTGCTGGAGGTGGTGAAGATTCCCGTCATCGCGGCGGGAGGGATCGGCTCGGGCCGAACGATGGCGGCCGCGCTGGCGGCGGGGGCCTCGGCGGTGCGCATGGGCACCCGCTTCGTGGTGGCGGAGGAGGCGGACACCCACGCGGGCTATGCGGAGAAGCTGATCGCGGCCCGTGGGCGGGACACGGTGATTACCAAGGCGTTCCACGTGATGTGGCCGGACACGCCGCACCGGGTGCTGCGCTCGGCGCTCGAGGCGGCGACCGCGTTCCAGGGAGAAGTAACGGGCGAACTCTTCCTCCATGGAAAGAAGATGCCGCTGCCGCACTGGGCGGTGCCCAACCCGACCCGGCTGACGACGGGCAACATCGACGCCATGGCGCTCTACGCGGGCGAGTCGGTGAGCGCGGTGAAGTCCGTGCAGCCCGCCGCGACCATCGTGAAGGAGGTCTCCGAGCAGGCCGAGAGCCTGCTGCGCCAGTGGGCCTCGCGGCTGAAGTGA
- a CDS encoding AMMECR1 domain-containing protein codes for MPAQRGRQGRSRQKRAASDASEREQLLSLLLKEAMRQEEPALSEGVPARWRLDLPAVTLTTRGAELSGGCLLRLLEAFEGLQLVAASPRSLPLLQACVMLSRGKYRGLLTRPGEGSHLTLEGKVDPAQPVLFVHDAIGEGSELEDFVSRLEQSGLRVEGGVCLVRSGYEGAFSRLRSRGIPVFALYDTEELSARMPGGAPRALNPGRVLPPHEVTSEKAPEGLQPVELARQVIAEALRSGKLLRPPRRLAGRYSGPGGVWVSVYSKDAPHELLAHNGFWNFPEEKAPALAIAVSQAAFLAARQLTRVSPEPLATLERSAISVTFCAALEPCEVAQLDSERHGLVVRSRERPYLVGGAPPRMPGISNAWQQLEHARTLDARLLPTEPFTLYRYSLQEVVEPGLPPEPSRVESKPPVEASPKTLGESVSRLTPPLCKFLLRHLGATARYEPSSDAIHQGLDTARLAHQAWALARAHRKLGPAPLGEGARTLLTALTSDLVFDDTEHVWIRADEGASISQVALVLLALLETGEDMATAQTLAATLWSRMGVHGRFSCYLEPAADGDPWQDSMPGQALLALARAAQENVHAADAAKLAQAWRFYRHRFRYKRHWDQVSWLTQAAVAWWHVDRDAEAARLAFEICDWALTYQSETTGAFLNDHQPDAPGATTALYLEALAAGAELAAGLRDRTRQQRYLDACARGVSFLDTLVIQEREAALLPNPRHALGGVRSSLERSEVQVESVQHALLALLALRR; via the coding sequence ATGCCCGCACAGCGCGGCCGGCAGGGCCGCTCTCGCCAGAAACGGGCCGCGTCAGATGCTTCCGAGCGTGAGCAACTGCTCTCGCTCCTGCTGAAGGAGGCCATGCGCCAGGAGGAGCCGGCCCTGTCCGAGGGCGTCCCCGCCCGGTGGCGGCTCGACCTGCCCGCGGTCACCCTCACCACCCGTGGCGCCGAGCTCTCCGGGGGCTGTCTCCTGCGCCTGTTGGAGGCCTTCGAGGGCCTCCAGCTCGTCGCCGCGAGCCCCAGGAGCCTGCCGCTGCTACAGGCCTGTGTGATGCTCTCTCGCGGCAAGTATCGCGGGCTCCTCACCCGGCCCGGAGAAGGCTCGCACCTGACCCTCGAGGGCAAGGTCGACCCTGCCCAACCCGTCCTCTTCGTCCACGACGCCATCGGCGAGGGGTCCGAGCTGGAGGACTTCGTCTCCCGGCTCGAGCAGTCAGGACTTCGTGTCGAGGGAGGGGTCTGTCTCGTTCGCTCCGGCTACGAGGGCGCCTTCTCCCGCCTTCGCTCGCGCGGCATCCCGGTGTTCGCGCTCTATGACACCGAGGAGCTCTCCGCCCGAATGCCAGGTGGGGCGCCTCGGGCGCTCAATCCGGGCCGTGTTCTTCCTCCGCATGAGGTGACGTCCGAGAAGGCGCCGGAGGGGCTCCAACCCGTCGAGCTCGCGCGCCAGGTCATCGCCGAGGCCCTGCGCTCAGGAAAGCTCCTGCGTCCTCCCCGTCGCCTCGCCGGGCGGTACTCCGGCCCTGGCGGCGTCTGGGTCAGCGTGTACTCGAAGGACGCACCCCACGAGCTCCTTGCGCACAATGGGTTCTGGAACTTCCCCGAGGAGAAGGCCCCGGCCCTGGCCATCGCCGTGAGTCAGGCCGCGTTCCTGGCCGCCCGACAGCTCACCCGGGTCAGTCCCGAGCCGCTGGCCACCCTGGAGCGCAGCGCCATCTCAGTGACGTTCTGCGCCGCGCTCGAGCCATGTGAGGTTGCTCAGCTCGACTCCGAGCGCCATGGCCTCGTCGTGCGCAGCCGTGAGCGGCCGTATCTCGTGGGCGGGGCGCCTCCCCGCATGCCGGGCATCTCCAACGCGTGGCAGCAGCTCGAACACGCCCGGACCCTCGACGCCCGACTGCTGCCCACCGAGCCATTCACGCTCTATCGCTACTCCCTTCAGGAGGTCGTCGAGCCGGGCCTGCCGCCCGAGCCCTCCCGCGTCGAGTCGAAGCCGCCCGTGGAGGCCTCTCCGAAGACGCTCGGGGAGAGCGTCTCGCGGCTGACCCCTCCGCTGTGCAAGTTCCTCCTGCGCCACCTGGGCGCGACGGCTCGCTATGAGCCTTCCAGCGACGCCATCCACCAGGGGCTCGACACCGCGCGGCTCGCGCACCAGGCGTGGGCCCTCGCTCGCGCCCACCGGAAGCTCGGCCCCGCGCCCCTGGGCGAGGGCGCGCGCACCCTGCTCACCGCGCTCACCTCGGACCTCGTGTTCGATGACACCGAGCATGTCTGGATTCGCGCCGATGAAGGAGCGTCGATCTCCCAGGTCGCGCTCGTCCTCCTCGCGCTGCTCGAGACCGGCGAGGACATGGCCACGGCCCAGACGCTCGCCGCCACCCTCTGGTCCCGCATGGGCGTCCATGGGCGGTTCTCCTGCTACCTGGAGCCCGCCGCCGATGGCGACCCGTGGCAGGACTCCATGCCCGGCCAGGCCCTGCTCGCGCTCGCCCGCGCCGCGCAGGAGAACGTTCACGCCGCCGATGCGGCGAAGCTCGCCCAGGCCTGGCGCTTCTACCGACACCGCTTCCGCTACAAGCGCCACTGGGACCAGGTCTCCTGGCTCACCCAGGCCGCCGTGGCGTGGTGGCACGTCGACCGTGACGCCGAGGCCGCCCGCCTCGCCTTCGAGATCTGCGACTGGGCGCTGACCTACCAGTCCGAGACGACCGGCGCGTTCCTCAACGACCACCAGCCCGACGCTCCAGGCGCCACCACCGCGCTCTACCTCGAGGCGCTGGCCGCCGGGGCCGAGCTCGCCGCCGGCCTCCGAGATCGCACCCGCCAGCAGCGCTACCTCGACGCCTGCGCCCGGGGCGTGTCCTTCCTGGACACCCTCGTCATCCAGGAGCGCGAAGCCGCGCTCCTGCCCAATCCGCGTCACGCCCTCGGTGGGGTGCGCTCCAGCCTCGAGCGGAGCGAGGTCCAGGTCGAGTCCGTCCAGCACGCGCTCCTGGCGCTCCTGGCCCTGCGCCGGTAG
- a CDS encoding Rpn family recombination-promoting nuclease/putative transposase has product MPGPHDLFVRFTFGNPERAAAELRAALPPHLVSQVNWESLRREPGSVVDPELRETQSDLLFSARLSSGRPLLFYILLEHQSSVDRWMALRMLRYVVRQLEHWRKEHPGSGFLPVIIPLVLYHGPDGAWSAPRRVEELFDLPGADEEPERWRALVPRFEYLVDDLTAERAEALMKRPGPPLVRLALLALVYGRTEKLAEALPDWAALFTQVQAMPNGAEELSVVFRYLLLVGNEAAQGAAVSMLKEVIGTQRTEELMMTWGEKLIEKGRQQGRAEDVLRILAARGVQIDEEARQHILACTDMATLDRWFDQALKATHLTDVLGHPTQ; this is encoded by the coding sequence ATGCCTGGGCCTCATGACCTCTTCGTCCGCTTCACCTTCGGCAACCCCGAGCGGGCCGCGGCCGAGCTGCGAGCCGCCTTGCCGCCCCATCTGGTGTCGCAGGTGAACTGGGAGAGTCTGCGGCGTGAGCCCGGTTCCGTGGTGGACCCGGAGCTCCGGGAAACCCAGAGCGATCTGCTCTTTTCGGCGCGCCTCTCCAGCGGACGGCCTCTGCTGTTCTACATCCTGCTGGAACACCAGTCGTCGGTGGATCGGTGGATGGCCCTGCGCATGCTGCGCTACGTGGTGCGCCAGCTGGAGCACTGGCGCAAGGAGCACCCGGGCAGCGGGTTCCTGCCGGTCATCATTCCCCTGGTCCTGTACCACGGGCCGGATGGGGCCTGGAGCGCTCCTCGCCGGGTTGAAGAGCTCTTCGACTTGCCAGGGGCGGACGAGGAGCCCGAGCGGTGGAGGGCGCTCGTGCCACGCTTCGAGTACCTGGTGGACGACCTGACGGCCGAGCGCGCGGAGGCGCTGATGAAGCGTCCAGGGCCGCCCCTGGTTCGGTTGGCACTGCTGGCGTTGGTCTACGGACGCACCGAGAAACTGGCGGAAGCGCTACCGGACTGGGCGGCGCTCTTCACGCAGGTGCAGGCCATGCCCAATGGCGCCGAGGAGTTGAGTGTTGTCTTCCGCTACCTGCTGCTGGTGGGGAATGAGGCTGCACAGGGCGCTGCGGTGAGCATGTTAAAAGAGGTCATTGGTACACAGCGAACGGAGGAACTGATGATGACCTGGGGTGAGAAGCTCATCGAGAAAGGGCGTCAGCAGGGACGGGCCGAGGACGTGCTTCGGATTCTCGCGGCGCGTGGGGTGCAGATTGACGAAGAGGCGCGCCAACACATCCTGGCATGCACGGATATGGCGACCTTGGACCGGTGGTTTGACCAAGCCCTGAAAGCCACCCATCTTACGGATGTCCTGGGACACCCGACGCAATGA
- a CDS encoding cupin domain-containing protein, with translation MSPSTPTEGQEQKMIVYTPGPIRDISGFVPLGSAEALGGKVLEGKVELFGRIDFSARGMTAGLFMSTRGKVQILFPFTEHATILEGEVTLTDESGQNHTYRPGDSYFIKQGQVILWDVKSERVIKSFFNIVENGPK, from the coding sequence ATGAGTCCGAGCACCCCCACCGAAGGACAGGAGCAGAAGATGATCGTCTACACACCGGGCCCCATCCGGGACATCTCGGGGTTCGTCCCGCTGGGCTCCGCCGAGGCCCTGGGAGGCAAGGTGCTGGAAGGCAAGGTCGAGCTCTTCGGACGCATCGACTTCAGCGCCCGGGGCATGACGGCGGGCCTGTTCATGTCGACCCGGGGCAAGGTGCAGATCCTCTTCCCCTTCACCGAGCACGCCACCATCCTGGAGGGCGAGGTGACGCTCACCGATGAGTCCGGCCAGAACCACACCTATCGCCCCGGGGACAGCTACTTCATCAAGCAGGGACAGGTCATCCTCTGGGACGTGAAGAGCGAGCGCGTCATCAAGTCGTTCTTCAACATCGTCGAGAACGGGCCGAAGTAG